One Rhizobium bangladeshense DNA window includes the following coding sequences:
- a CDS encoding adenylate/guanylate cyclase domain-containing protein, with the protein MERKLSAIMAGDIVGYSRHMAEDEAGTYSELRSVLDELIAPTILKHRGRTFKSAGDGFLAAFPSVNEALDAAIEIQRGFADRTFNLRIGINLGDVIEDNGDVFGDGVNVASRLESMAEPGSIFVSAAVVRSAERERAKLFYRIGRRQAKNIPEPLDVYAVRLTAGPALWQRLSRPRQMLRRAAPYAAAIAVIGGAAALADVPPFRGISREISNGVALLSGIASVDVRPSVAVLPFDNMSDKADEGYFADGLTEDIITELARNPELQVIARNSTFALRGRPADVREIGERLGAGYIVEGSARRAGDKLRVVAQLIDSRSGAHIWSRSYDRGVDDVFAVQTELTSEIVAHLVSYVRVSEIENAARRPTENLQAYDLVLRGRDRYRHGSKDKDAFLASRTLFQRALELDPSYAAARAHLGMTYILDKVQSVSGLATDADLETGLSEARQAIRLDPNLASGYQALSFGLAAKGDYPGARQAAQQAVELNPNDPDSLMALAKAQVRFGEYANAVANAERARRLHPMAPEYYIYVHGQALYAAGRLDDADKVLDECLIRAPQAEDCLLIKTAVLTGQGKLAGAQDMMARLVKASPDLSLAKEREYRRFGDSDLMERFLADLARARAPETATALKSMQPA; encoded by the coding sequence GTGGAACGCAAGCTATCTGCGATCATGGCCGGCGATATCGTCGGGTACAGCCGTCATATGGCGGAGGATGAGGCGGGGACCTACAGCGAACTCCGCTCCGTTCTGGATGAGTTGATCGCACCGACCATTCTGAAGCACCGTGGCCGCACCTTCAAGAGCGCCGGAGACGGATTTCTCGCGGCCTTTCCCAGTGTCAACGAAGCGCTTGACGCTGCCATTGAGATCCAGCGCGGCTTTGCCGATCGAACCTTCAACCTTCGCATAGGCATCAATCTCGGTGACGTCATCGAAGACAATGGCGACGTATTCGGCGACGGCGTAAATGTCGCGTCACGTCTTGAGTCCATGGCGGAGCCCGGCAGCATCTTCGTGAGTGCGGCCGTAGTGCGAAGCGCCGAAAGGGAGAGGGCGAAGCTCTTCTATCGAATTGGTCGGCGCCAGGCCAAGAACATTCCCGAACCCTTGGATGTTTATGCCGTGCGACTGACGGCCGGTCCCGCGCTTTGGCAGCGGCTTTCCCGCCCTCGCCAGATGCTTCGTCGTGCGGCACCTTATGCCGCTGCCATTGCCGTTATCGGCGGCGCGGCGGCCTTGGCAGACGTTCCCCCGTTCAGGGGGATTTCCCGGGAGATTTCGAATGGCGTCGCCTTGTTGTCGGGTATAGCGAGCGTCGATGTCCGTCCTTCGGTCGCCGTGCTGCCCTTCGACAACATGAGCGACAAAGCCGACGAAGGCTACTTCGCCGATGGGCTTACCGAAGATATTATCACGGAGCTTGCACGCAATCCCGAGCTTCAGGTCATCGCCCGGAATTCGACATTTGCCTTGCGTGGTCGCCCGGCCGATGTGCGCGAGATCGGCGAAAGATTGGGCGCCGGATACATAGTCGAAGGCAGCGCGCGGCGAGCGGGTGACAAGCTTCGCGTGGTGGCCCAGCTCATCGATTCCCGTAGCGGCGCTCATATCTGGTCGCGCAGCTATGACCGGGGTGTCGATGACGTCTTCGCGGTGCAGACGGAGCTGACGTCGGAGATCGTAGCCCATCTCGTCTCTTATGTTCGAGTTTCCGAGATTGAAAATGCAGCGCGGCGGCCGACGGAAAATCTGCAGGCCTACGACCTCGTGCTCCGCGGTCGTGATCGGTACAGGCACGGATCGAAAGACAAGGACGCCTTTCTGGCATCGCGGACACTTTTCCAGCGCGCCCTGGAGCTGGACCCGAGCTATGCCGCCGCGCGGGCGCATCTCGGTATGACCTATATTCTGGACAAGGTGCAATCCGTGAGCGGGCTTGCCACCGATGCCGATCTCGAAACGGGATTGAGCGAGGCGCGTCAGGCGATCCGGCTCGACCCAAATCTTGCCAGCGGCTATCAGGCCTTGAGTTTCGGCCTTGCCGCCAAGGGAGACTACCCCGGCGCCAGGCAGGCGGCGCAGCAGGCCGTCGAACTCAACCCGAACGATCCCGATAGCCTCATGGCCCTCGCCAAGGCACAGGTGCGGTTCGGTGAATACGCGAACGCCGTTGCCAATGCAGAACGGGCCCGGCGCCTGCATCCTATGGCGCCGGAGTATTATATCTATGTCCATGGACAAGCATTATACGCGGCTGGCCGGCTGGATGACGCGGACAAGGTGCTGGACGAATGCCTGATCCGTGCGCCGCAGGCAGAAGATTGCTTGCTGATCAAGACAGCCGTGCTCACGGGCCAGGGGAAGCTGGCGGGTGCGCAGGATATGATGGCGCGCCTGGTGAAAGCCAGTCCCGATCTCTCCTTGGCTAAGGAGAGGGAATATCGCCGCTTTGGCGATTCCGATCTGATGGAAAGATTTCTGGCGGACCTCGCCAGGGCGAGGGCTCCTGAAACCGCCACTGCGCTGAAATCAATGCAACCCGCTTGA
- a CDS encoding putative bifunctional diguanylate cyclase/phosphodiesterase: MMHVLAETAVATMRPTLSPEQLRCLYNKKSESSRKTATRNGLWIAVAAYLAYSVTDYLFIGDVVRYTIAGRLAVGVSALCMLELLLYRKSKADTVDMAAAASVLAAYLVWLLTAQMTTVRDAFSYYMVFGAIFMMSVNLFFSFRFPLALASSVTNMLIFIGALYLFAPMLLLHKLILGAFCISCLIFTSYVNLQLNRERYKVFLNALEASLQQAAADERGKALLHLSNTDSLTGLENRRAIDQRLRDCWQRWQDDRAPFAVLLIDVDYFKHYNDYYGHQEGDRCLVAVSQLLQSVASSCGSIIGRYGGEEFIVITPMQNAERATELAEAMCAAVRALAWPHEHRRDGTTVITVSVGVSYTRDETRQVDKVIHEADRALYAAKASGRNTLVVFDPEDPQSRDDSEDIAATLKIALEHGLVSLVYQPIRNIQTGKTDGVEALMRLRMLDGTPVSPAIFIPVAERTGSIIQLGRWAIRTVCRDLLATDLVQVASVNVSPIELKKPGFASYVAATLAEFDVAGARLAFEITEGVELEIDQDVVRCISDLRKLGAQVWLDDFGTGFAGLSWLRLIEFDTVKIDRSFLHDCNTERGKRMLLDIISLLRNRGVRILVEGVETIEHQRLMQQYGISQIQGYYIGRPAPAAQLETDNVLPFSMARKL; this comes from the coding sequence TGCCTTTATAACAAGAAGAGCGAAAGCAGCCGAAAGACCGCCACCCGCAACGGTCTCTGGATAGCGGTAGCTGCCTACCTCGCATACTCTGTCACTGACTATCTTTTTATTGGCGATGTCGTCCGGTACACGATCGCTGGCCGGCTGGCAGTTGGCGTCAGTGCGCTATGCATGCTGGAACTCTTGCTCTACCGCAAGTCAAAAGCCGATACCGTCGACATGGCCGCGGCGGCGTCCGTGCTGGCAGCTTATCTTGTCTGGCTTCTCACCGCCCAGATGACCACGGTCAGGGACGCGTTCTCATACTATATGGTTTTTGGCGCGATCTTCATGATGAGCGTCAACTTGTTCTTCAGCTTCCGCTTTCCGCTGGCTCTTGCGTCATCCGTGACGAATATGCTCATCTTCATCGGCGCGCTTTATCTATTCGCGCCTATGTTGCTTCTCCACAAGCTGATCCTCGGTGCGTTCTGCATCTCCTGCCTCATTTTTACTTCTTACGTGAACCTGCAGCTCAACAGAGAGCGCTATAAAGTCTTCCTGAATGCTCTTGAAGCGAGTTTGCAGCAAGCTGCCGCCGACGAAAGGGGCAAGGCTCTTTTGCATCTCTCAAACACCGACTCCTTGACCGGCCTGGAAAATCGCCGGGCAATCGATCAACGTCTGCGTGATTGTTGGCAACGCTGGCAGGACGATAGGGCGCCCTTTGCCGTCCTGTTGATCGATGTAGATTACTTCAAGCACTATAACGACTATTATGGCCATCAGGAGGGTGACCGGTGCCTTGTCGCCGTTTCCCAGCTTCTCCAAAGCGTCGCCTCGTCCTGCGGCTCGATCATCGGGCGATACGGGGGTGAAGAATTTATCGTCATCACACCAATGCAGAATGCGGAAAGAGCGACCGAACTCGCAGAAGCAATGTGTGCGGCTGTCCGAGCACTGGCTTGGCCACACGAGCACAGGCGGGACGGGACCACTGTCATCACCGTAAGTGTCGGCGTATCCTATACACGGGATGAGACCAGGCAGGTCGACAAGGTCATTCATGAAGCTGACCGCGCGCTTTATGCTGCCAAGGCAAGTGGTCGCAACACCCTCGTGGTCTTCGATCCTGAGGACCCGCAGAGCAGAGATGACAGCGAGGATATAGCCGCGACCCTGAAAATCGCGCTCGAACACGGCCTCGTCTCCCTCGTCTATCAGCCGATCCGCAACATCCAGACAGGCAAGACGGACGGCGTTGAAGCTTTGATGCGTTTGAGGATGTTGGACGGGACGCCCGTGTCGCCTGCGATATTTATCCCAGTTGCGGAAAGGACAGGTTCTATCATCCAACTTGGCCGATGGGCAATTCGCACTGTTTGCCGGGACTTGTTGGCAACCGACCTGGTGCAAGTTGCCAGCGTCAACGTTTCGCCGATTGAACTTAAGAAGCCAGGTTTCGCCAGCTATGTCGCAGCAACACTAGCAGAATTCGACGTGGCCGGCGCTCGGCTTGCTTTCGAAATTACCGAGGGCGTGGAGCTGGAAATCGACCAGGATGTGGTTCGTTGCATCAGCGACTTGAGAAAGCTGGGCGCTCAAGTCTGGCTCGACGACTTCGGCACAGGGTTCGCCGGGCTCTCATGGCTTCGCCTGATAGAATTCGACACCGTCAAGATCGATCGATCCTTCCTCCATGACTGCAACACGGAGAGAGGGAAGAGGATGCTGCTCGACATCATCAGCCTGCTGCGCAACCGGGGTGTGAGGATCCTCGTTGAAGGCGTCGAGACCATTGAACATCAGCGGCTGATGCAGCAGTACGGAATCAGCCAGATTCAGGGATATTACATTGGACGGCCGGCGCCGGCAGCTCAGCTTGAAACTGATAACGTGCTGCCGTTCAGCATGGCCAGGAAGCTTTGA